A window of Chiloscyllium plagiosum isolate BGI_BamShark_2017 unplaced genomic scaffold, ASM401019v2 scaf_8297, whole genome shotgun sequence genomic DNA:
NNNNNNNNNNNNNNNNNNNNNNNNNNNNNNNNNNNNNNNNNNNNNNNNNNNNNNNNNNNNNNNNNNNNNNNNNNNNNNNNNNNNNNNNNNNNNNNNNNNNNNNNNNNNNNNNNNNNNNNNNNNNNNNNNNNNNNNNNNNNNNNNNNNNNNNNNNNNNNNNNNNNNNNNNNNNNNNNNNNNNNNNNNNNNNNNNNNNNNNNNNNNNNNNNNNNNNNNNNNNNNNNNNNNNNNNNNNNNNNNNNNNNNNNNNNNNNNNNNNNNNNNNNNNNNNNNNNNNNNNNNNNNNNNNNNNNNNNNNNNNNNNNNNNNNNNNNNNNNNNNNNNNNNNNNNNNNNNNNNNNNNNNNNNNNNNNNNNNNNNNNNNNNNNNNNNNNNNNNNNNNNNNNNNNNNNNNNNNNNNNNNNNNNNNNNNNNNNNNNNNNNNNNNNNNNNNNNNNNNNNNNNNNNNNNNNNNNNNNNNNNNNNNNNNNNNNNNNNNNNNNNNNNNNNNNNNNNNNNNNNNNNNNNNNNNNNNNNNNNNNNNNNNNNNNNNNNNNNNNNNNNNNNNNNNNNNNNNNNNNNNNNNNNNNNNNNNNNNNNNNNNNNNNNNNNNNNNNNNNNNNNNNNNNNNNNNNNNNNNNNNNNNNNNNNNNNNNNNNNNNNNNNNNNNNNNNNNNNNNNNNNNNNNNNNNNNNNNNNNNNNNNNNNNNNNNNNNNNNNNNNNNNNNNNNNNNNNNNNNNNNNNNNNNNNNNNNNNNNNNNNNNNNNNNNNNNNNNNNNNNNNNNNNNNNNNNNNNNNNNNNNNNNNNNNNNNNNNNNNNNNNNNNNNNNNNNNNNNNNNNNNNNNNNNNNNNNNNNNNNNNNNNNNNNNNNNNNNNNNNNNNNNNNNNNNNNNNNNNNNNNNNNNNNNNNNNNNNNNNNNNNNNNNNNNNNNNNNNNNNNNNNNNNNNNNNNNNNNNNNNNNNNNNNNNNNNNNNNNNNNNNNNNNNNNNNNNNNNNNNNNNNNNNNNNNNNNNNNNNNNNNNNNNNNNNNNNNNNNNNNNNNNNNNNNNNNNNNNNNNNNNNNNNNNNNNNNNNNNNNNNNNNNNNNNNNNNNNNNNNNNNNNNNNNNNNNNNNNNNNNNNNNNNNNNNNNNNNNNNNNNNNNNNNNNNNNNNNNNNNNNNNNNNNNNNNNNNNNNNNNNNNNNNNNNNNNNNNNNNNNNNNNNNNNNNNNNNNNNNNNNNNNNNNNNNNNNNNNNNNNNNNNNNNNNNNNNNNNNNNNNNNNNNNNNNNNNNNNNNNNNNNNNNNNNNNNNNNNNNNNNNNNNNNNNNNNNNNNNNNNNNNNNNNNNNNNNNNNNNNNNNNNNNNNNNNNNNNNNNNNNNNNNNNNNNNNNNNNNNNNNNNNNNNNNNNNNNNNNNNNNNNNNNNNNNNNNNNNNNNNNNNNNNNNNNNNNNNNNNNNNNNNNNNNNNNNNNNNNNNNNNNNNNNNNNNNNNNNNNNNNNNNNNNNNNNNNNNNNNNNNNNNNNNNNNNNNNNNNNNNNNNNNNNNNNNNNNNNNNNNNNNNNNNNNNNNNNNNNNNNNNNNNNNNNNNNNNNNNNNNNNNNNNNNNNNNNNNNNNNNNNNNNNNNNNNNNNNNNNNNNNNNNNNNNNNNNNNNNNNNNNNNNNNNNNNNNNNNNNNNNNNNNNNNNNNNNNNNNNNNNNNNNNNNNNNNNNNNNNNNNNNNNNNNNNNNNNNNNNNNNNNNNNNNNNNNNNNNNNNNNNNNNNNNNNNNNNNNNNNNNNNNNNNNNNNNNNNNNNNNNNNNNNNNNNNNNNNNNNNNNNNNNNNNNNNNNNNNNNNNactctctcacactctcagacacagatacacacacacttacactctctctctcacacacacactcactctctctcacagagacacagatacacacacactctctcacacacacacactctcacacagacacagatacacacacactcactctctctctctcacacagacacacactctcacacacacacatactctctctcactcacatacacactctctctcacatacacagacaggcacacacacacacaatactcacacaacttggaaaagagtgaagtgagtcattttggaagattgaatttgaatgcagaatacagagttaaaggcaggagtcttggcagtgtggaggaacagagggatcttggggtctatgtccatacatccctcaaagttgccacccaagttgattgaggtgttaagaaggtgtatggtgtgttggctttcattagcaggagattgagtttcagagctttaaggttttgctgcagctctatagagccctggttagaccacatctggaatattgtgttcagttctggtcctctcattataggaaggatgtggaagctttagagagggtgcagaggagatttaccaggatgctgccaggactagagggcatgtcttatgaagaaaggttgagggagctagggcttttctcattggagtgaagaaggttgatAGGTGActggatagaggtgtacaagatgatgagaggcacagatagagccagagactttttcccagggcagaaatggctattacaatggagcatcattttaaggtgactggagggaGGTTTAGGGGAGAGTGTTGGGTGTGCGGAATGCCCTGCCAAcatggtaatagagtcagatgcTCTAGGGACATTTTAAGTGACACTTGGGTAGACACATGAATGATAGCAAAATATATGGTATGTAGGCTGGCTTGATTTTAGAGTAGGGTAAAATATTGGCAcaaacatcaagggccaaagggcccgtactggtgctgaactgttctgtgttctatgtctgAACTTGGGAATCCTGACAGGAGCACACACATAAAGAAAGGTTGCAAAGAAATTAGATAAAGGCCTCGAGTGATTGGGGGAGGGGCAAGGTGGCCGAGTTGAAGAGGGGCCTTTCGAGAAATCAACGCCCACACCCACCCTCAATTTTCTCCCTTGCTTGTTGGTGACTGGGGTTGGAGAGagggtgggatgggggggggacATGTAGACTTATGAAGTGTTGAGGACCGACCTGTTGTACATGAGCTGATAATAGGAGCCGGGATCGTTGGCGACACCGGGTGCCTCGAAGCCGCTTTTGGCGAGCAgcgtgttgttgttgttgttgttgttgttgtaggaGTTGTTGTTGTATTTGTTGTTGTTGCTGCCGCTGCTGTTGTTGTAGTGAGTGGGCGGTTCGAAGAGCTTGGCGTCCATTTTGTGCGGCTGCTCGGAGGACATCAGGTTCGTAATCGAGAACGGGTGGTTGAAGCTGTAGTGAGGGTCCATCTTCAGGTCAGTCTGGAGGTCGGGCAGCAGCGGGAGgaggtggtgatgatggtggtggtgatggtgatgttgctgttgttgttgatggtggtggtgggcagCAGCCGCCATATTCTGAGGCAGAGGCGACGGCGACACCCCTGACGCTGAAGAGGAGATGCCCACCGCCCTCTGGCAGCCCAGCTCGGTGAGGGTTCTCCTCTCCTCGGTGCCCGGTGGGGTGTCGCACTGACTGGACTCGGCGTCCTCGGAGCTGGGGCTAGAATTCTTCACGGCGCCGTCAATGGCGGCGGAGGAGGAAGTGGCGGCGGTTGTAGAGGAGGCCGTCGCCTCCCGGGGCGAGAGCTTCTCCTTCGGGCACTTGAAGCGCTTCTGGCGGCGCAGGTAGCAGCCGTTCTCGAACATGTTGCCCGAGTCTGGGTGCAGGGCCCAGTAGGAGCCCTTGCCCGGTTTGTCCGGTGAGCGCGGCACCTTGACGAAGCAGTCGTTGAATGAGAGCGAGTGCCGGATGGAGTTCTGCCACCGCTGCTGGTTGTCCCTGTAGTAAGGGAAGAGGTCCATGATCCACTGGTAGATCTCGTTCAGGGTCAGCATCTTGTTGGAGGCCTGCTGGATCGCCATGGTGATCAGGGAGATGTAGGAGTAGGGAGGCTTGGCGTGGCTGAAGTTGCGGCGGTAAGGCTTGGAGTCCTTGACCCTGCTCAGACCCGGCGAGACCGCCAAGGGACCCAAGGTCTGGCCCATGGGCTGGTACGGGGACAGCGAGTTGGCGGGCGCTGTCTGACCCCCAGTCGGACCCACACCGGGACTCATGGAGCTTGGCATTGACGAGAGTCCATTGGTGATGGGGCTGACCGTGCCCGGCAGCACTGAGAGAGGCGGGCTGAGGTTGGTGTAGGACATGTTGAGTGAGGCAGGAGAAAGGTTCCCGATGGAGCCCATGGAATTCATGCCCATGTAAGTGTTGATTGAGTTCATGGTGCCCAGACTGGGATTCATACTGCTTGCCACGGGGTACATCTGGGTGggagaaagaaattgagtgtGAATGTCAACTGAGAAGAcaagaacagaaactgctggaaaaacccagcagatctagcagcatctgtggagagaaagcagagttaatgtttcaggtccggtgacccttcttcagaacttactgAGAAGACTTCCCTTGTCTAATGGCACAGAAGACA
This region includes:
- the LOC122547612 gene encoding forkhead box protein A2-like; this encodes MYPVASSMNPSLGTMNSINTYMGMNSMGSIGNLSPASLNMSYTNLSPPLSVLPGTVSPITNGLSSMPSSMSPGVGPTGGQTAPANSLSPYQPMGQTLGPLAVSPGLSRVKDSKPYRRNFSHAKPPYSYISLITMAIQQASNKMLTLNEIYQWIMDLFPYYRDNQQRWQNSIRHSLSFNDCFVKVPRSPDKPGKGSYWALHPDSGNMFENGCYLRRQKRFKCPKEKLSPREATASSTTAATSSSAAIDGAVKNSSPSSEDAESSQCDTPPGTEERRTLTELGCQRAVGISSSASGVSPSPLPQNMAAAAHHHHQQQQQHHHHHHHHHHLLPLLPDLQTDLKMDPHYSFNHPFSITNLMSSEQPHKMDAKLFEPPTHYNNSSGSNNNKYNNNSYNNNNNNNNTLLAKSGFEAPGVANDPGSYYQLMYNRSVLNTS